The Pseudomonas sp. IB20 region GCCGAAATCGAGCACGTTGCAGTCGGCCAGGTCCTGGCCGTCGAGCCATTCCAGGCACAGCGCGGTGGTGGGGTGGGTGCCGGTGCCGAACGCCAGGCCCGGGTCGAGCAGCAGGTTGACCGCCTCTGGCTCAGGCGCGGCGTGCCAGCTCGGCACGATCCACAGGCGCTGGCCGAAACGCATCGGCTGGAAGTTGTCCATCCAACTGCGCTCCCAGTCCTGGTCTTCGATCACTTCGCTGTGATGCTCGGGCAGCGGGCTACCGGTGAGCAGTTGCATATGGGCCAGGACGGCGGCGGCATCGGTGCCGTCTTCGAACAGGGCCAGCAAGTGGGTGTGGGACCACAGCGGCGTGGTGTTGAGTTCGGGTTCGAAGATCGGTTGGTCTTCGGCGTCCATGAAGGTCACCGACACGGCGCCCACTTCGAGGAACGCGTCTTCGTAGGTTTCGGCTTGTTCTGGGCTGATGGCGAGACGGACTTGCAGCCAAGGCATGGCGGGCACCTTTGAAAAAATGAGTGTGCGACCGGCTGGGTCGCGAAAGGGCGCAAGTTTACGCGAGCGGCGTGCAGAAGACGACTGTGCTGACTGCACACTCAGTCCAAATGTGGGAAGGGCTTATGTGGGCGCCGGGCTTGCCTGCGATGCAGGCGCGTTCCGCCAGCTCCCACACAAGCCAGCGCCCACAGGATTTTGTGCTGTTCTTGATAGCCCAGAAACAACAAAGCCGCCCGAAGGCGGCTTTGTTGGGGGAACACTTACTGGTTAGCCAGCTTGTGTTCCAGGTAGTGAATGTTCACACCACCTTCGCAGAAGCCTTCATCACGAACCAGATCCCGATGCAGTGGGATGTTGGTTTTGATGCCGTCAACCACGATTTCGTCCAGGGCGTTACGCATACGGGCCATGGCCTCGTCGCGGGTAGCGCCCCAGGTGATCAGCTTGCCGATCAGCGAGTCGTAGTTGGACGGAACCTTGTAGCCGCTGTACAGGTGCGAATCGACGCGAACGCCGTTGCCGCCTGGAGCATGGAAATGCTTGACCAGGCCTGGACTTGGGATAAAGGTTTTCGGGTCTTCGGCGTTGATCCGGCACTCCAGGGAGTGGCCGTGGATCTTCACGTCGTCCTGGGTAAAGGACAGCACATTGCCGGCGGCGATGCTCAGCATCTCCTTGACGATGTCGATACCGGTGACCATCTCCGACACCGGGTGCTCTACCTGCACACGAGTGTTCATCTCGATGAAGTAGAAACGGCCGTTCTCGTAGAGGAACTCGAAAGTACCGGCGCCACGGTAGTTGATGTCGATGCAGGCCTTGACGCAACGAGCCAGAACTTCCTGGCGCGCGGTTTCATCCAGGCCCGGTGCCGGTGCTTCTTCCAGTACCTTCTGGTGACGACGTTGCAGCGAGCAATCGCGGTCGCCCAGGTGGATGGCGTGGCCTTGGCCGTCGGACAGAACCTGCACTTCCACGTGACGTGGGTTAGTCAGGTACTTCTCCAGGTAGACCATCGGGTTGCCGAACCAGGCAGCCGCTTCAGAGCGAGTCTGTTTGGCGGCTTCGATCAGCTCTTCTTCCTTGTGCACCACGCGCATGCCGCGACCACCACCGCCACCGGCGGCCTTGATGATCACCGGGTAGCCGACTTCACGACCAATGCGCAGAGCCGTTTCTTCGTCTTCAGGCAGTGGGCCGTCGGAACCTGGAACGGTGGGTACGCCGGCGGCGATCATGGCGTCCTTGGCCGATACCTTGTCGCCCATCAGGCGAATGGTGTCGGCTTTCGGGCCGATGAAGGCAAACCCGGATTTTTCCACCTGTTCGGCGAAATCGGCGTTTTCCGCGAGGAAGCCGTAGCCCGGGTGGATGCCATCAGCGCCGGTCACTTCAGCGGCCGCGATGATGTTGGAGACTTTCAGGTACGAGTTGGTCGCCAGTGGCGGGCCGATGCAGATGCCCTCGTCGGCCAGCTTCACGTGCATCAATTCGGTGTCGGCCGTCGAGTAAACAGCGACGGTCTTGATGCCCTCTTCCTTACAGGCGCGCAGGATACGCAGCGCGATCTCGCCGCGGTTGGCGATCAGGACTTTTTGCAGTTTCTTCGCAGGTTTCAACATCGAAGGCGCTCCGCGGTTCAAACGATGGTGAACAGCGGCTGGTCGTACTCAACCGGCTGACCGTTTTCTACCAGGATGGATTCGATGACGCCGGCTTTTTCAGCTGTGATGTGGTTCATCATTTTCATCGCTTCAACGATGCAGATGGTGTCGCCCACTTTCACGGTCTTGCCGACTTCAACGAAGGCTGGCGAGGTCGGTGCCGGGGTGCGGTAGAACGTACCGACCATTGGCGACTTGACCACGAAGCCGTTCAGTACAGGCGCAGCCGGTGCGGCAGGCGCTGCAGCAGCAGGTGCGGCGGCTGGAGCAGCCGCTGGAGCCGGTGCTTGCATTTGCGGTGCGTAGAACTGTTGGGCTGGGGTCTTGCTGTGACGGCTGATCCGTACGGACTCCTCGCCTTCCTTGATTTCCAGCTCGTCGATACCGGATTCTTCCAGCAGTTCGATCAGTTTCTTAACTTTACGGATATCCATGAATCATCAACTCCCAAGGGTCGGTCAGGGGCGCTTGGCCGGTTGTTCAAGCTGTTCCAGGGCGGCCTCCAGGGCCAGTCGGTAACCGCTGGCGCCAAGGCCGCAGATCACTCCTACCGCTACGTCGGAGAAGTAAGAGTGATGGCGGAAAGGTTCGCGTTTGTACACGTTGGACAAATGCACTTCGATGAATGGGATGCTCACCGCCAGCAGCGCGTCACGTAATGCAACACTCGTGTGCGTAAAAGCGGCGGGATTGATC contains the following coding sequences:
- the aroQ gene encoding type II 3-dehydroquinate dehydratase, yielding MATLLVLHGPNLNLLGTREPGVYGAVTLEQINLDLEQRARDAGHHLLYLQSNAEYELIDRIHAARGEGVDFILINPAAFTHTSVALRDALLAVSIPFIEVHLSNVYKREPFRHHSYFSDVAVGVICGLGASGYRLALEAALEQLEQPAKRP
- the prmA gene encoding 50S ribosomal protein L11 methyltransferase; protein product: MPWLQVRLAISPEQAETYEDAFLEVGAVSVTFMDAEDQPIFEPELNTTPLWSHTHLLALFEDGTDAAAVLAHMQLLTGSPLPEHHSEVIEDQDWERSWMDNFQPMRFGQRLWIVPSWHAAPEPEAVNLLLDPGLAFGTGTHPTTALCLEWLDGQDLADCNVLDFGCGSGILAIAALLLGAKQAVGTDIDVQALEASRDNAGRNHIPEGKFPLYLPEQLPQVQADVLVANILAGPLVALAPQLSSLVKPGGRLALSGILAEQGEDVAAAYAKDFELDPIANRDGWVRISGRRR
- the accC gene encoding acetyl-CoA carboxylase biotin carboxylase subunit, with product MLKPAKKLQKVLIANRGEIALRILRACKEEGIKTVAVYSTADTELMHVKLADEGICIGPPLATNSYLKVSNIIAAAEVTGADGIHPGYGFLAENADFAEQVEKSGFAFIGPKADTIRLMGDKVSAKDAMIAAGVPTVPGSDGPLPEDEETALRIGREVGYPVIIKAAGGGGGRGMRVVHKEEELIEAAKQTRSEAAAWFGNPMVYLEKYLTNPRHVEVQVLSDGQGHAIHLGDRDCSLQRRHQKVLEEAPAPGLDETARQEVLARCVKACIDINYRGAGTFEFLYENGRFYFIEMNTRVQVEHPVSEMVTGIDIVKEMLSIAAGNVLSFTQDDVKIHGHSLECRINAEDPKTFIPSPGLVKHFHAPGGNGVRVDSHLYSGYKVPSNYDSLIGKLITWGATRDEAMARMRNALDEIVVDGIKTNIPLHRDLVRDEGFCEGGVNIHYLEHKLANQ
- the accB gene encoding acetyl-CoA carboxylase biotin carboxyl carrier protein gives rise to the protein MDIRKVKKLIELLEESGIDELEIKEGEESVRISRHSKTPAQQFYAPQMQAPAPAAAPAAAPAAAAPAAPAAPVLNGFVVKSPMVGTFYRTPAPTSPAFVEVGKTVKVGDTICIVEAMKMMNHITAEKAGVIESILVENGQPVEYDQPLFTIV